The following are from one region of the Pirellulaceae bacterium genome:
- a CDS encoding HNH endonuclease translates to MEQRNVLNSSVLVLNRYYLAIRVVDVRRAMTLLYREVAEVISIDGGQYSNYDFEGWCELSQLLSMDKQDGEEYIRAVNFEIQVPRIIRLTRYDKLPKTIVRFNRKNLFARDDHRCQYCGQSQPTSQLSLDHVVPRSLGGKTSWDNIVCSCTGCNSRKGGRTPEQAGMKLLKQPGQPKSNPAMVLPLDDPRYASWRSFVQTG, encoded by the coding sequence ATGGAACAGCGCAATGTTCTGAATTCGAGCGTTTTGGTACTGAACCGGTACTACTTGGCGATTCGCGTAGTCGATGTACGCCGCGCCATGACACTGCTGTATCGTGAAGTCGCCGAAGTGATTTCTATCGATGGCGGCCAGTACAGCAACTACGACTTCGAGGGCTGGTGCGAACTGAGCCAATTGTTATCCATGGATAAGCAAGACGGAGAAGAATACATTCGCGCGGTAAATTTCGAAATTCAAGTCCCACGCATAATCCGCCTGACCCGCTACGACAAACTGCCCAAGACCATCGTCCGCTTTAACCGCAAGAATTTGTTTGCACGTGACGATCACCGTTGCCAGTACTGCGGTCAGTCGCAGCCCACCAGCCAGTTGAGTTTGGACCATGTCGTCCCGCGATCCCTGGGAGGCAAGACCTCGTGGGACAACATCGTGTGTAGTTGTACTGGTTGCAATTCGCGCAAGGGTGGCCGCACTCCGGAGCAGGCGGGCATGAAACTATTGAAGCAGCCCGGTCAACCGAAGAGCAATCCAGCGATGGTCTTGCCTTTGGACGATCCGCGCTACGCCAGTTGGCGGAGTTTTGTGCAAACCGGCTGA
- a CDS encoding Ppx/GppA family phosphatase: MSTAPIRMAKESVCRPVAVVDIGATSIRMAIAEIDEQGQVNTLENLSQAVTLGKDTFTKGLITKTSIEDSVRVLRSYSRLMREYGIVRADQMRVVATSAVREANNRLAFLDRVYVATGLEVEPLDEAEVNRMAYMGIQPQLQADPQLASCPVLMVEFGGGSTEVLVVHAGDVLFSHTYRLGSLRLLEMMEQVDATPGKRRQILETQIQRQVAHIREDVQLDTSLQMVAMGGDVRFAANHLLDQWDVQVLAYLPVKRLKEFTHRLTQLSDDEIAQRYGISYQDAETVVPALLCYVLLARCLGQEVIAVSDTNLRDGLLQSMAIGDSWTEDYRRQAIRSASSLSELYGIDEKHSRHVAQLSAKIFADLQNEHQLEPRMSLILYLAAMLYDVGSYINSRSAHKHSMYIIRNSELFGLSRKDVLLISLVARYHRRSSPQPQHEGYSTLDRRERVAISKLSAILRLAIALDDSRSQRINDIRCRIVGKQLVITAVGVEDVALEQMAFRERGGLFEEVFGVQCQLRAARA; encoded by the coding sequence ATGTCTACTGCACCCATTCGCATGGCCAAGGAGTCTGTCTGTCGCCCGGTGGCGGTGGTGGATATTGGTGCGACCAGTATTCGAATGGCGATTGCTGAGATTGACGAGCAAGGCCAGGTCAATACGCTGGAAAATCTGTCTCAGGCGGTGACGCTGGGTAAAGATACGTTTACCAAGGGGCTGATAACCAAAACCTCGATCGAGGACAGCGTTCGCGTGTTGCGCAGTTACAGCCGATTGATGCGCGAATACGGAATTGTGCGCGCCGATCAAATGCGAGTAGTGGCTACCAGCGCAGTTCGCGAAGCCAATAATCGACTCGCCTTCTTGGATCGTGTCTACGTCGCTACGGGCTTGGAAGTTGAGCCGCTGGATGAAGCTGAAGTCAATCGAATGGCGTACATGGGCATTCAACCGCAATTGCAAGCCGATCCTCAATTAGCGTCTTGTCCGGTATTGATGGTGGAGTTTGGCGGAGGTAGCACGGAAGTTCTGGTGGTTCACGCCGGCGACGTCCTGTTTTCGCATACTTATCGGCTGGGTTCATTGCGTTTGCTGGAAATGATGGAGCAGGTGGATGCGACTCCCGGCAAGCGTCGGCAAATCTTGGAAACGCAAATCCAGCGCCAGGTCGCACACATCCGTGAAGACGTCCAGCTCGACACGTCTCTACAAATGGTAGCCATGGGCGGCGATGTGCGTTTTGCCGCCAATCATTTATTGGATCAATGGGACGTACAAGTCTTGGCCTATTTGCCGGTCAAGCGGTTGAAAGAATTTACCCATCGCTTGACTCAACTGAGCGACGATGAAATCGCGCAACGTTACGGCATCAGCTATCAAGATGCCGAAACGGTGGTGCCGGCATTGTTGTGCTATGTTCTGTTGGCACGCTGTTTGGGACAGGAGGTGATTGCCGTATCAGATACCAACCTGCGCGACGGATTGTTGCAGAGCATGGCCATCGGCGATTCGTGGACAGAAGACTATCGTCGCCAAGCCATTCGATCGGCCAGTTCATTGAGTGAACTGTACGGCATCGACGAAAAGCACTCACGGCATGTAGCTCAATTGTCGGCCAAGATATTTGCCGATCTACAAAACGAACATCAGCTTGAACCGCGAATGAGTTTGATCTTGTATTTGGCGGCTATGTTGTACGACGTTGGTTCGTATATCAATTCGCGCAGTGCCCATAAGCATTCGATGTATATCATCCGCAACAGCGAGCTGTTCGGCTTGAGCCGCAAAGATGTACTGCTGATTTCATTGGTAGCCCGCTACCATCGTCGCAGTAGCCCGCAGCCGCAACACGAAGGCTACTCAACGCTGGATCGCCGCGAGCGCGTGGCCATTTCCAAGTTATCAGCCATCTTAAGGTTGGCAATCGCCCTGGACGATTCTCGCAGTCAACGCATCAATGATATTCGCTGTCGAATCGTAGGCAAGCAACTAGTGATTACCGCTGTGGGAGTCGAGGATGTAGCGTTGGAGCAAATGGCTTTCCGTGAACGTGGCGGCTTGTTCGAGGAAGTCTTTGGTGTGCAGTGCCAACTTCGCGCCGCCCGAGCCTGA
- a CDS encoding acyl-CoA thioesterase, translated as MQRDEFCFFHRLRVRWAEVDRQDVVFNGNYFLYFDVAVTEYWRTIGVSYPHGYVDRFGQDIFAVKATAEFHAALSFDDEVDVGCRVSKLGRTSLIFTLGIWKGSLQTTSGQLVYVNVLVANNRPTPWPESLVQSITTFERTPPTTA; from the coding sequence TTGCAGCGCGACGAATTCTGTTTTTTCCATCGGCTGCGCGTCCGCTGGGCCGAGGTGGATCGCCAAGATGTTGTCTTCAACGGAAACTACTTTCTATACTTCGACGTGGCGGTCACCGAATATTGGCGCACCATCGGCGTCTCCTACCCCCACGGCTACGTCGATCGTTTTGGCCAAGACATTTTTGCCGTAAAGGCTACCGCCGAATTCCATGCCGCCCTGAGCTTTGATGACGAAGTCGATGTCGGCTGTCGGGTCAGCAAGCTTGGCCGAACATCGCTGATCTTCACCTTGGGTATCTGGAAGGGTAGCCTGCAAACCACCAGCGGCCAATTGGTGTATGTCAACGTCTTGGTGGCCAATAACAGACCAACACCCTGGCCTGAGAGCCTGGTGCAGTCGATCACGACCTTCGAACGCACGCCGCCTACGACCGCGTAA
- a CDS encoding UvrD-helicase domain-containing protein, translated as MMGTLDQRPEGTMDRRTWIGWGQPVLPDIVSRLHSQFAAGNQWDMRDVLLVLPGGLAVRRLGELLALRAQEAACVLKPPEIVTVGGLPERLYDAKLPLASDWIQLLSWVAAAQQATIADLRLLMQHPPQPGATQQWLELAKILSNLHRELASDLLDFTAVAKALGRNHIETPRWQALARIQRLYLDELHRLQLWDIHTARQRALTASEAKASRQIIVVGCMDLNRVQRGFLSAVSDQVQVWVAAPPARSSGFDPLGCLEADYWQSQPVDLPPDCLLVGNTPSDQAELVAATLAQWGDSLNVRDVTLGVPDGELIAELRHRLADSGMVARFGPGEPLVRSQPAVLLALISRYMDQRDYSSLAALVRHPAVDRMLSAASQSLPDNWLCQLDQYYREALPVKLDGFVNQKAQSFDTYRAVIDAVTEWLKPLEKRLQSIADWVEPIRQVLVTAYQPAANALQFDGAGSQRRQTLDSNHSGPRSLEQGDATQCAHRRDDGSYEEYSSFALIDAANQIGDALAALHGIPESLQPKLSITEMIELLLRSMDDQLVAEPPDPNAVQMLGWLELAWDDAPALIITGLHDGVVPECVNADAFLPNQLRRQLGMLDNARRLARDVYCLNVMLAARRQVKIVVGKTDAAGDPMVPSRLLLACDLVDLPARVLHLVHEANADVLPEAHRNSQPTTGTSRLAIPRPENVEPPTQITVTAFRDYLRCPYRFYLRHILRLRDQSDADVELDASMFGNLVHAVLDQLAGSSVATSSDADEVAEFLKSQLDRIAAEQFGPGPPAAVLIQIEQAEMRLRAFATQQAARAAAGWEIRFTEQGSTLEHGVKVGCHGELLLIGRIDRIDYHADTNQWAIWDYKTSETAKKPESVHYNRSQGWLDLQLPLYIPIAKALGVTGMPSVGYINLPKRLEDVGFCAAQFSPELLNEAWEVANQVATSVANCQFWPEQIRPVAYDDYARICQINAQQVNSPPPKRKLFRFEGYGKLAVEADVVKQARQRLNQPASRKSIQLPPLMIRASAGTGKTFQLTNRLLQILLSGQDVDPILAATFTRKAAGEIMSRVLQRLALSCIDADQRRELAANVPQVDTSAAACLATLRRVTASIHRLRIGTLDSFFAQLAKTLTLDMGLPVGWSTLDPSQEPQMQMQAITDMLGSNDRRTLLELVRMLFKGESNRRLSDDIRLTVENGLEFFRCTSEQAWDQLPLPAVTSEVAFESALMTVESCRMSDKRINNELNKLHLMARSGDWGKLIGHTLFKAIREAVPKYFNKELPADLSVALEVILDRAAAEALPIYRRQTLATYSVLQAYDQSYQQLVQRTRSITFADVTHFLSRWLRDGAPLQAGELGMKRLEFRLDCSVQHLLLDEFQDTSLEQWDVLRPLAKPLGAGAGPELAGPDQSPGDRSFFCVGDSKQAIYSWRGGVAEIFDNVVQTVSGLESRDLQTSYRSSPQVMQAVNEVFQHLDRHTNYAHCEQTATLWSQQFPAHQTARQSLDGYVSLENGPQLDGDAADALTKEDRRRIFLEHAADRIAQLATQSAASIGVLFRTNDDVATMMGLLRERHVSASQDGGNPLNDSVAVELILSLVHLADHPGDGTCYFHIRHSPLMESLRNCLPTTAGVNPIDVARWFRDMVSLRGLGRAIEWAARSLWGQLSWWDGQRVEQLIRAAHAHQAVGSRLRDFESAVQRQRVALPSESQVKVMTIHKSKGLEFDAVFLPALDVSLTGSPPLLVARRPDPCQSPDGVLRYMSADLQALLPQNWQRAFDANKSSMVYEMLCVLYVAMTRARRGLYMIAFPAGKMARQDFSSLLHSTLAAGRQDITQPLAQLYCLGDAGWYRSLPK; from the coding sequence ATGATGGGGACGCTTGACCAGCGACCTGAAGGAACCATGGATCGGCGCACTTGGATTGGTTGGGGTCAGCCGGTCTTGCCCGACATCGTCTCGCGACTGCACAGCCAGTTTGCAGCGGGTAATCAATGGGATATGCGCGATGTGCTGCTGGTCTTGCCAGGTGGATTGGCGGTCAGGCGGTTAGGGGAGCTATTAGCGCTGCGTGCTCAGGAGGCGGCGTGTGTGCTCAAGCCTCCCGAAATCGTTACAGTCGGTGGCTTGCCCGAGCGGCTATACGATGCCAAGCTGCCACTGGCCAGTGACTGGATACAACTTCTGAGCTGGGTCGCGGCTGCACAACAGGCGACGATCGCTGACTTGCGGTTGTTGATGCAGCATCCGCCACAGCCCGGGGCAACCCAGCAATGGCTGGAGCTGGCCAAGATATTGTCCAACCTGCATCGCGAGCTGGCGAGCGACTTATTAGATTTTACCGCCGTAGCCAAGGCTCTCGGAAGGAATCACATCGAAACACCGCGCTGGCAGGCGCTCGCCAGAATTCAGCGGTTGTATCTGGACGAACTGCATCGACTACAGCTCTGGGATATTCACACCGCGCGACAGCGTGCCTTGACCGCTTCCGAGGCGAAAGCCAGTCGCCAGATCATTGTGGTCGGCTGCATGGATTTGAATCGCGTTCAACGCGGCTTCTTAAGCGCGGTGTCGGATCAAGTGCAGGTCTGGGTGGCTGCACCACCCGCACGGTCAAGCGGTTTCGATCCGCTGGGCTGTCTGGAGGCCGATTACTGGCAGAGTCAGCCTGTTGATTTGCCGCCGGATTGCCTGTTGGTTGGCAACACGCCCAGCGATCAGGCAGAGTTGGTAGCTGCAACGCTGGCCCAGTGGGGCGACAGTCTAAACGTGCGCGACGTAACGCTCGGCGTGCCGGATGGCGAGCTGATTGCTGAGCTGCGACATCGACTGGCTGACAGCGGCATGGTCGCGCGGTTTGGTCCTGGCGAACCATTGGTTCGCAGCCAGCCAGCCGTGTTGTTGGCTCTGATTAGCCGATATATGGATCAACGCGACTACAGCTCGCTGGCCGCGCTAGTTCGACATCCAGCCGTGGATCGCATGTTATCGGCGGCCAGTCAGTCACTGCCGGATAACTGGCTCTGCCAGCTAGACCAGTACTATCGCGAAGCACTGCCGGTCAAGCTGGATGGATTTGTCAACCAGAAAGCCCAATCGTTCGACACGTATCGCGCGGTAATAGATGCTGTCACTGAGTGGCTCAAGCCGCTCGAAAAACGTTTACAGTCGATTGCAGATTGGGTTGAACCGATCCGGCAGGTGTTGGTCACTGCGTATCAACCTGCCGCCAACGCACTTCAGTTCGATGGCGCTGGTAGCCAGCGTCGCCAGACGCTGGACAGCAACCACTCCGGACCCCGGAGTTTGGAACAGGGGGATGCTACTCAGTGCGCCCACCGTCGTGACGACGGCAGCTACGAAGAGTACAGCAGCTTCGCATTGATCGATGCAGCTAATCAAATTGGCGATGCTCTGGCCGCTTTGCACGGCATTCCCGAATCGCTGCAGCCGAAGTTGAGTATTACGGAGATGATCGAATTGCTGCTGCGCAGCATGGACGATCAACTGGTAGCCGAGCCTCCGGATCCGAATGCCGTCCAGATGCTGGGCTGGTTGGAATTGGCCTGGGACGATGCGCCGGCGCTGATCATTACCGGGTTGCACGATGGCGTGGTGCCGGAATGCGTCAATGCGGATGCCTTCCTGCCCAATCAATTGCGACGACAACTGGGAATGCTGGACAATGCGCGCCGGCTGGCACGCGACGTTTATTGTCTCAACGTCATGTTAGCGGCGCGGCGGCAGGTGAAGATCGTGGTGGGCAAGACCGATGCCGCTGGCGATCCCATGGTACCCAGTCGGCTGTTGTTGGCCTGCGATCTAGTTGACTTGCCGGCCCGCGTGCTGCATTTGGTGCACGAGGCCAATGCGGATGTGCTGCCAGAGGCACATCGAAACAGCCAGCCAACGACGGGCACCAGTCGACTTGCCATTCCGCGTCCCGAAAATGTCGAACCCCCAACACAGATCACCGTCACAGCCTTTCGCGATTATTTGCGCTGTCCCTATCGGTTTTACCTGAGACATATCCTGCGGTTGCGCGATCAGAGCGATGCCGATGTCGAACTAGATGCCTCGATGTTCGGCAATCTGGTTCACGCAGTTCTGGATCAACTGGCTGGCAGCAGCGTGGCGACCAGTTCGGATGCGGACGAGGTCGCTGAATTTCTCAAATCGCAGCTGGACAGAATCGCCGCTGAACAATTTGGTCCCGGTCCACCAGCGGCTGTGCTGATTCAAATCGAACAGGCCGAGATGCGCTTGCGGGCTTTCGCAACACAACAAGCTGCACGGGCTGCTGCGGGTTGGGAAATTCGCTTCACCGAGCAAGGCTCGACGCTCGAGCACGGGGTGAAGGTGGGTTGCCATGGCGAGTTGTTGCTGATTGGGCGCATCGACCGCATCGACTATCATGCTGACACCAATCAGTGGGCGATTTGGGATTATAAGACTAGCGAAACGGCCAAGAAACCGGAAAGCGTTCATTACAACCGCAGTCAAGGTTGGTTAGATCTGCAATTGCCGCTGTATATTCCCATCGCCAAAGCGCTGGGTGTGACGGGAATGCCATCAGTGGGCTACATCAATTTGCCCAAGCGTTTGGAGGATGTCGGCTTTTGTGCGGCCCAGTTCAGCCCCGAACTGTTGAATGAAGCTTGGGAGGTTGCCAATCAAGTCGCGACCAGTGTAGCGAATTGTCAATTCTGGCCCGAGCAGATTCGACCTGTAGCATACGATGATTATGCCCGCATCTGTCAAATCAACGCCCAGCAAGTCAACTCCCCGCCACCAAAGCGAAAGCTGTTTCGCTTTGAAGGCTATGGCAAACTGGCGGTAGAGGCGGACGTGGTCAAGCAGGCGCGACAGCGATTGAATCAGCCTGCGAGCCGCAAGTCGATTCAATTGCCGCCGCTGATGATTCGCGCTTCGGCGGGTACCGGTAAGACGTTTCAGTTAACCAATCGCTTGTTGCAGATTCTATTGTCCGGTCAGGATGTCGATCCCATCTTGGCTGCCACGTTTACTCGCAAGGCGGCGGGCGAGATCATGAGTCGCGTCTTGCAACGGTTGGCTTTGAGCTGTATTGATGCCGACCAGCGGCGGGAGCTGGCTGCAAACGTGCCCCAGGTCGATACATCAGCAGCCGCGTGCTTGGCAACGCTACGGCGAGTCACCGCCAGCATTCATCGACTGCGCATCGGGACACTGGACAGCTTCTTTGCTCAGTTGGCCAAAACGCTGACGCTGGACATGGGTTTGCCCGTAGGCTGGAGTACGCTGGACCCCAGCCAAGAGCCACAGATGCAGATGCAGGCGATCACTGACATGCTGGGCAGCAATGATCGGCGGACGTTGCTGGAGCTGGTGCGGATGTTGTTCAAGGGCGAATCTAATCGCAGACTGTCGGATGATATTCGCCTGACGGTGGAAAATGGATTGGAATTCTTTCGTTGCACTTCCGAGCAGGCTTGGGACCAACTGCCGTTGCCGGCTGTCACCAGCGAAGTGGCGTTTGAGTCGGCGCTGATGACCGTCGAATCCTGCCGCATGAGCGACAAGCGAATCAACAACGAATTGAACAAGCTGCACTTGATGGCACGTAGCGGTGATTGGGGCAAGCTGATTGGACATACGCTGTTCAAAGCTATTCGAGAGGCGGTGCCAAAATACTTTAACAAGGAGTTGCCTGCTGATTTGAGCGTGGCGTTGGAGGTGATTCTGGATCGAGCCGCTGCGGAAGCCTTGCCAATCTACCGCCGTCAGACACTGGCCACGTACAGTGTCCTGCAGGCTTACGATCAGTCATATCAACAACTAGTCCAGCGCACTCGTTCTATAACCTTTGCTGATGTGACGCATTTTCTGTCCCGCTGGTTGCGCGACGGCGCGCCCCTCCAGGCTGGAGAACTAGGCATGAAGCGACTGGAATTTCGATTGGACTGCAGCGTTCAGCATCTGTTGTTGGATGAGTTTCAGGATACATCATTGGAACAGTGGGACGTGTTGCGCCCGTTGGCCAAGCCCCTGGGTGCTGGTGCGGGGCCTGAGTTGGCGGGGCCAGATCAGTCACCAGGCGATCGATCCTTCTTTTGTGTCGGCGATAGCAAACAAGCGATCTACAGTTGGCGCGGCGGAGTCGCAGAGATTTTTGATAACGTGGTGCAAACCGTCAGCGGATTGGAAAGCCGCGATCTCCAAACCAGCTATCGCAGCAGTCCGCAGGTGATGCAGGCTGTCAACGAAGTGTTCCAGCATCTTGATCGGCACACGAACTATGCGCACTGTGAGCAGACGGCCACCTTGTGGAGTCAACAGTTTCCCGCGCACCAGACGGCTCGGCAGTCACTGGACGGTTATGTCAGTTTAGAGAACGGACCGCAGCTCGACGGCGATGCGGCTGATGCATTGACCAAAGAAGATCGCCGACGGATTTTTCTAGAGCACGCAGCTGATCGTATTGCACAGCTAGCCACACAGTCTGCGGCCAGTATCGGCGTGTTGTTTAGGACCAACGATGATGTGGCAACCATGATGGGGCTGCTGCGGGAGCGGCATGTGTCGGCCAGTCAAGATGGCGGCAATCCGCTCAATGACTCGGTGGCCGTTGAGTTGATACTGTCGCTGGTGCATCTGGCCGATCATCCGGGCGACGGCACCTGCTACTTTCATATTCGTCATTCGCCCTTAATGGAATCGTTGCGAAATTGCCTGCCCACTACTGCTGGAGTCAATCCGATTGATGTGGCGCGCTGGTTCCGAGACATGGTGTCGCTGCGCGGCTTGGGGCGGGCCATCGAGTGGGCTGCCAGGAGCCTGTGGGGGCAGCTATCGTGGTGGGACGGGCAGCGTGTCGAGCAGTTGATACGGGCAGCCCACGCCCATCAGGCAGTTGGAAGTAGGCTGCGAGATTTTGAAAGTGCGGTCCAACGACAGCGAGTCGCGTTGCCCAGCGAGTCGCAGGTCAAGGTGATGACGATCCACAAAAGCAAGGGCTTGGAGTTTGATGCGGTCTTCCTGCCTGCGTTGGATGTCTCGCTGACCGGATCGCCACCGCTGTTGGTCGCCCGCCGCCCCGATCCGTGTCAGTCGCCCGATGGCGTGCTGCGCTACATGAGCGCAGATTTACAGGCCCTGCTGCCGCAGAATTGGCAACGGGCTTTCGATGCCAATAAGTCGTCAATGGTGTATGAGATGCTGTGCGTGTTGTATGTAGCCATGACCCGAGCCAGACGTGGTTTATACATGATCGCTTTTCCAGCCGGCAAAATGGCCCGGCAAGATTTCAGTTCGCTACTGCATTCCACACTGGCCGCCGGTCGCCAAGACATAACCCAGCCGTTGGCACAGCTCTATTGCTTGGGCGATGCCGGGTGGTACCGAAGCCTGCCCAAGTGA
- the hisS gene encoding histidine--tRNA ligase produces the protein MIEPRTLKGFRDYLPETMMPREAIMETARRVYRRYGFSPIDTPALEHLEILTGKGSEETDRQLYHFRDHGDRPVGLRFDLTVPLARFAAQHISQLGMPFKRYHIAPVWRGENTQAGRYREFVQCDFDTIGTQSVVADIETALVIHELLLEIGIQDFQLRINNRQVLSGLLEKLGLADKSVPVLRALDKLDKIGPDAVLAEMLRTDGITRSAAGQVLQLADVHGQTDDILNQIQTLVQGNALGEQGVERLRQICLALKQSGLPESRYRLDVSIARGLDYYTGVIFETTLLQLPSIGSICSGGRYDNLAGLFTKQHLPGIGASLGLDRLLAAMETLGMIAPVRTPAPVLIVYFDRERLADYFELARTVRAAGIGGELYPEPKKIGVQLKYADARGFQVALVAGSQELEAGTCQVKNLADKTSTEVAWRSNPQQLVSALNGIIK, from the coding sequence TTGATAGAACCACGTACGCTTAAAGGCTTCCGCGACTACCTGCCCGAGACGATGATGCCGCGCGAAGCCATTATGGAGACCGCGCGCCGTGTATATCGTCGCTACGGCTTCAGCCCCATTGATACTCCGGCGCTGGAACATCTGGAAATTCTGACTGGCAAGGGCAGCGAAGAAACCGATCGGCAACTGTACCATTTTCGCGATCACGGCGATCGGCCCGTCGGTTTGCGGTTCGATTTGACAGTGCCGCTGGCGCGATTTGCCGCACAGCATATTTCACAGCTAGGAATGCCCTTCAAACGCTATCACATCGCACCGGTGTGGCGCGGCGAGAATACCCAGGCTGGTCGGTATCGCGAATTCGTGCAGTGCGATTTCGATACCATCGGTACCCAGTCGGTCGTGGCGGATATCGAAACGGCGTTAGTCATCCACGAATTGCTGTTGGAAATCGGCATCCAGGATTTTCAACTGCGCATCAACAATCGTCAGGTGCTGAGCGGCCTATTGGAAAAATTAGGCCTGGCCGACAAGTCAGTACCGGTACTGCGCGCGCTGGACAAGCTGGACAAGATTGGTCCAGATGCGGTGCTGGCCGAGATGCTGCGCACCGATGGAATCACGCGGTCGGCGGCCGGGCAGGTGCTACAATTAGCAGATGTCCATGGCCAGACCGATGACATCTTGAATCAAATACAGACGCTGGTCCAAGGTAACGCGCTGGGCGAGCAAGGTGTTGAACGTTTGCGTCAAATCTGTCTGGCGCTCAAACAATCGGGATTGCCCGAATCGCGTTATCGGTTGGATGTTTCCATCGCCCGCGGTTTGGATTATTACACGGGCGTCATTTTCGAGACGACGCTGTTGCAACTACCAAGCATCGGCAGCATCTGCTCTGGAGGCCGGTACGATAATCTGGCCGGGCTGTTCACCAAACAACACTTGCCTGGCATCGGCGCGTCGCTGGGACTGGATCGACTGTTGGCGGCCATGGAGACGCTGGGCATGATCGCTCCGGTGCGCACACCGGCTCCGGTGCTGATCGTCTATTTTGATCGCGAGCGTTTGGCGGACTACTTCGAGTTAGCTCGCACGGTGCGGGCCGCCGGTATCGGTGGGGAGTTGTACCCTGAGCCCAAGAAGATTGGCGTGCAGCTCAAGTACGCCGATGCGCGTGGCTTTCAAGTGGCTCTAGTGGCCGGCAGTCAGGAACTGGAGGCTGGCACCTGTCAGGTAAAAAATTTAGCTGACAAGACATCCACGGAAGTCGCCTGGCGCAGCAATCCGCAGCAGCTTGTTAGCGCGCTCAACGGTATCATCAAATAG
- a CDS encoding YkgJ family cysteine cluster protein, whose translation MMQPVRILRENLPKGDCLCNYCPAKCCKYFALPIDKPESLKDFDFMRWFLLHERASVFVEDETWYLLVHTTCKHLQSDNRCGIYETRPEICREYSTDNCEYDEDSTYEKYFETAEQVAEYVEATIGQDEFGCVRTPEPPLLPVLASV comes from the coding sequence ATGATGCAACCGGTTCGCATACTTCGCGAGAATTTGCCCAAGGGCGATTGTTTGTGCAATTACTGCCCGGCCAAATGCTGCAAGTATTTTGCGCTGCCCATCGACAAGCCAGAATCGCTCAAGGATTTCGATTTCATGCGCTGGTTTTTGCTGCACGAAAGAGCATCGGTGTTCGTCGAAGACGAGACCTGGTATCTGCTAGTGCACACCACCTGCAAGCACTTGCAGAGCGACAATCGCTGTGGCATCTACGAAACGCGTCCGGAGATTTGCCGCGAGTATTCGACCGACAATTGCGAATACGACGAGGATAGTACCTACGAAAAATATTTTGAAACCGCCGAGCAGGTTGCCGAATACGTGGAGGCGACCATTGGCCAGGACGAATTTGGTTGTGTCCGCACACCCGAGCCACCGCTGCTGCCCGTCTTGGCTAGTGTTTGA
- a CDS encoding formyltetrahydrofolate deformylase, with protein MEIVVTAVGPDNVGLADPIIHEVTRQGASIAEIQMYDHDEAAVFAMMCRLKMEARHWSNIRANVLEIGQRKGLSVRVWTPTPPDGRKAKLALCTTYQESTPRAILQAIQDGRLNAQATVMIGNRQKCATLAEEFGVPWHNIGKADGTADEAAMVQLLDRYEVDYIILARYMRILPPDTCWKFAGGRIINLHHGLLPSFPGFKPYHDAFANRMLVYGATCHFIVPELDAGNQTIYQSTFNVDPGTTIEEIVRIGQEVNEPTCLLEGVRRVVDLEVKLHFHRVIASSGR; from the coding sequence ATGGAAATCGTCGTCACGGCGGTTGGTCCAGACAATGTTGGCCTGGCCGATCCGATTATTCACGAGGTGACTCGGCAGGGCGCTAGCATTGCGGAGATTCAGATGTACGATCACGACGAGGCCGCCGTGTTCGCCATGATGTGCCGCTTGAAAATGGAAGCTCGACACTGGAGCAACATTCGCGCAAACGTGTTGGAAATTGGCCAGCGCAAGGGGCTGTCGGTGCGCGTCTGGACGCCCACGCCACCCGACGGCCGCAAGGCTAAGCTGGCGTTGTGCACGACCTATCAGGAGAGCACTCCACGGGCCATCTTGCAAGCCATTCAAGATGGAAGACTCAATGCCCAGGCCACCGTGATGATTGGCAATCGACAGAAATGCGCTACGCTGGCCGAAGAGTTTGGTGTGCCCTGGCACAATATTGGTAAAGCCGATGGCACCGCCGATGAAGCGGCAATGGTGCAGCTACTGGATCGATATGAAGTGGACTATATCATCCTGGCGCGGTACATGCGCATCTTGCCACCGGACACCTGTTGGAAATTCGCCGGCGGCAGGATCATCAACTTGCATCACGGACTGCTGCCCAGCTTTCCTGGCTTTAAGCCCTATCACGATGCCTTTGCCAATCGCATGTTGGTGTACGGTGCCACCTGCCACTTTATCGTACCCGAATTGGACGCCGGTAATCAGACGATCTACCAGTCGACGTTCAACGTTGATCCTGGCACAACCATCGAGGAAATCGTACGCATTGGCCAAGAGGTCAATGAGCCAACGTGTTTACTGGAAGGAGTTCGCCGCGTAGTCGATTTAGAAGTCAAGCTACATTTCCACCGCGTCATCGCATCCTCGGGCCGGTAA